The following are from one region of the Petrotoga mobilis SJ95 genome:
- a CDS encoding MurR/RpiR family transcriptional regulator yields the protein MSKIQAFLNSRMPTFTKSEKKVAEYILNSKKEDITRITITELATKCGTSEATIARFVKKAGFETFQDFKLTLALDNNEDIFEEEKDITIFKNDSPQEILRKVKLGSLKSIESTTSILDINNFLQAANFIRSAKRIEIYGVGSSSAVAKILQYKLTRLGFPSYALEDPHMQAISAATLNFGDLAIGISQSGSTKDTVDSLNVAKKHGATTISLTEHANSPITKYSDVVLEIFSGENPVKTSAGRSILVQIFAVEILSGLLYSIEYEKALTTGKDTARAVVNKLY from the coding sequence ATGAGTAAAATTCAAGCTTTTCTTAATTCTAGGATGCCTACTTTCACTAAATCTGAAAAGAAAGTAGCGGAGTATATATTAAATAGTAAAAAAGAGGACATAACAAGGATTACCATAACTGAATTAGCTACAAAATGCGGAACAAGCGAGGCTACAATTGCTCGATTCGTTAAAAAAGCAGGTTTTGAAACTTTTCAAGATTTCAAACTTACGTTAGCCTTGGATAATAATGAAGATATATTTGAAGAAGAAAAAGATATAACCATCTTCAAAAATGACTCTCCTCAAGAAATACTCAGAAAGGTAAAATTGGGTTCTCTTAAATCGATTGAGAGCACAACTTCAATACTAGACATAAACAACTTTTTACAAGCTGCAAATTTCATTAGATCTGCTAAAAGAATAGAGATTTACGGGGTAGGGTCCTCGTCAGCAGTTGCCAAAATATTACAATATAAGTTAACAAGGCTAGGCTTCCCATCTTACGCATTGGAGGACCCTCACATGCAAGCTATCTCCGCAGCTACTTTGAACTTTGGAGATTTAGCAATTGGAATAAGCCAAAGTGGATCCACTAAAGACACAGTAGACTCGTTAAATGTTGCTAAAAAGCATGGGGCAACAACAATTAGTTTGACTGAACATGCGAATTCTCCTATTACAAAATATTCTGACGTGGTATTAGAAATATTCTCTGGTGAAAACCCTGTAAAAACTAGCGCAGGGAGATCTATCCTGGTTCAAATTTTTGCGGTGGAGATCTTGTCTGGCTTGTTGTATTCAATAGAATATGAAAAGGCTTTAACTACAGGAAAAGACACTGCAAGAGCAGTCGTTAATAAATTATACTGA